In Nitrospirota bacterium, a single genomic region encodes these proteins:
- a CDS encoding CBS domain-containing protein, with the protein MQDDKPSGFHRLMVAQVMETQVQVAHPQTKADVIASMMIEGFGAVPVVDDQKRLIGIVSEHDLLVSLDRKQKWSEVTAQDVMARNPYSVRPEMDIATLVHVLRASGLIRVPVVDVHDKLIGIVARRDVLRAYLSDGSATRASAKGA; encoded by the coding sequence ATGCAGGACGACAAACCCTCGGGGTTTCACCGGCTCATGGTTGCCCAAGTCATGGAGACGCAGGTCCAAGTGGCGCACCCGCAGACGAAAGCCGATGTCATCGCCTCGATGATGATCGAAGGGTTCGGCGCCGTGCCGGTCGTGGATGACCAAAAGCGGTTGATCGGCATCGTGAGCGAGCACGACCTGCTGGTTTCGCTCGACCGGAAGCAGAAGTGGAGCGAGGTGACGGCGCAGGACGTGATGGCGCGCAATCCGTACTCGGTTCGTCCGGAGATGGACATCGCGACGTTGGTCCACGTGCTGCGCGCCAGCGGCCTGATCCGCGTGCCGGTCGTCGATGTCCACGACAAGCTGATCGGCATCGTGGCCCGGCGGGACGTGCTGCGCGCCTATCTGAGCGACGGGTCCGCCACGCGCGCTTCGGCAAAGGGGGCATGA
- a CDS encoding CBS domain-containing protein, with amino-acid sequence MMRKSEFIDWACDPATLTAAQLMQDALFTCTPRTDVLSIVRIMTKWNFGSLPVVEEDRTLVGLVSEYDVLQAVIEGRDLRKISAADIMTRQVLSVTEDMNLVQIANLFQDRYVTRLPVVRDKKLVGLVARRDLLFGYAKACQYWS; translated from the coding sequence ATGATGCGCAAGAGCGAATTCATCGATTGGGCGTGCGATCCGGCAACCCTAACGGCGGCGCAACTCATGCAGGACGCGCTATTCACCTGCACGCCCCGTACGGATGTCCTGTCGATCGTCCGCATCATGACCAAGTGGAACTTCGGCAGCCTGCCCGTTGTAGAAGAAGACCGGACGCTGGTCGGGTTGGTGAGCGAGTATGACGTGCTCCAGGCGGTGATCGAGGGGAGGGATTTGCGGAAAATCTCGGCGGCGGACATTATGACTCGGCAGGTCCTCTCCGTGACCGAGGACATGAATTTGGTCCAGATCGCCAATCTTTTCCAGGATCGGTATGTCACTCGGCTCCCGGTGGTACGGGACAAAAAACTCGTGGGGCTCGTGGCCAGGCGGGACCTGCTGTTCGGTTATGCGAAGGCCTGCCAGTACTGGTCCTGA
- a CDS encoding Hsp20/alpha crystallin family protein encodes MAKKEMAKKEKESKALVPKRPAELVPRWEDIDRWFDRMAEEFWRHPFPSLFRPERWWPESLVPLRAPSIDVYEGKDEVVVKADVPGMVKEDIEVTLSGETLTIKGEKKEEKEVKEQDYRRRERSYGAFVRSVALPCEVKPEEIKASLKEGVLEIHLPKTEEAKRKAITVKID; translated from the coding sequence ATGGCAAAGAAAGAAATGGCGAAGAAAGAGAAGGAGTCGAAGGCGCTGGTTCCCAAGCGGCCGGCCGAGCTTGTCCCCAGATGGGAAGACATCGACCGGTGGTTCGATCGCATGGCTGAAGAGTTCTGGCGACACCCGTTCCCGAGTCTATTCAGGCCGGAGCGCTGGTGGCCCGAATCGCTGGTCCCGCTGCGAGCGCCCTCGATCGATGTCTATGAGGGGAAGGATGAGGTCGTGGTCAAGGCCGATGTGCCGGGCATGGTCAAGGAGGACATTGAAGTCACACTCTCGGGCGAAACCTTGACCATCAAGGGAGAAAAGAAAGAGGAGAAAGAAGTCAAGGAACAGGATTATCGCCGCCGGGAACGGTCTTACGGAGCCTTCGTCCGGAGCGTGGCGTTGCCGTGCGAGGTGAAACCCGAGGAGATCAAGGCGTCGCTCAAGGAAGGGGTGCTGGAGATTCACCTGCCCAAGACGGAAGAGGCCAAGAGAAAGGCGATCACCGTAAAGATCGATTGA